TGTTGTCGATGAGCCGTGTGGCGCCACAGAAGGCCGCCACCAGCACGCGCGCCGTCTGGCCCGGCGCCACCGTCCCGAGGGGCGAGAGCGTCTCCGCGTCCCGCACCTCCACATAGTCCTCGCGCAGGTCCGCCGCCTTCAGCTCGCGCCGGACGGCGTCCACCAGCACGCCCGTGTCCCGCGTCCCGGAGGACAGCAGGGCCTGGGCCGCTCGCACGCCCTTCGACAGGGCGAGCGCCCGCTGCCGCTCGTCGGCGGACAGGTAGGCATTGCGGCTGCTCATCGCCAGCCCGTCCGCTTCGCGCACCGTGGGCATGCCCACGATGTCCGCCCCCAGGTGCAGGTCGCGGTTGAGCGTCCGGATGACCTGGAGCTGCTGGTAGTCCTTCTCCCCGAACAGCGCCACCTTCGGCCGGAACAGCGCCAGCAGCTGCGTGACGATGGTGGCGACGCCCCGGAAGTGTCCGGGACGCCGCTCGCCGCACAGCCCCTGGCTGACGTCGGTGACGTCCACGTAGGTCTGGTAGCCGGGCGGGTACATCACGCTCGGCTCGGGCGCGAACACGGCCTCCACGCCCGCGCTCGCGCACCGGCCCAGGTCCCCTTCGAAGTCGCGCGGGTAGCGCGCCAGGTCCTCGCGGGGACCGAACTGCGTGGGGTTCACGAAGATGGAGGCAGCCACCACGTCCGCGCGCCGGCCGCCCTCCCTCATGAGCGAGACGTGGCCCTCATGGAGGAAGCCCATGGTGGGCACGAGCGCCAGGCGGCGGCCCTCCTGCTGGAGGGTCTCCACCCAGGCCTTCACCTCCGGCACGGTGCGCAGGACGCGAGGGGCCATGGCTAGACCGGGGCCCCGTAGATGGCGCCGACCTTCTCCACGCCCTCGGCGGGCGCATCCACCACTCCGGGGCCCACGGGCGTCGCGGCCACGAGGCGGACGTTCTTGTTCGCCTTGAAGCTGTGGTCCTCGTCGGGGAACGTGCCCGCGCGGACCTCCGCGAAGTACGTGTTCGCCGCTTCCGTGATGTTGCCGTGCAGGTTGGCGAAGCGCTTGACGAACTTCGGCTTGAAGTCCGGGTTCATGCCCAGCAGGTCGTAGCAGACCAGCACCTGGCCATCACAGTGCTTGCCCGCGCCAATGCCGATGGTTGGAATCTTCAGGCTCTGGGTGATGGTGCGCGCCAGCTCCAGCGGCACGCCCTCCAGCACCAGCGCGTACGCCCCGGCCTCTTCCAGCGCCAGCGCGTCATCCAGCATGCGGCGCGCGGCGTCCTCGTCGCGGCCCTGCACCACGTAGCCGCCCATCTTGTGCACCGACTGCGGCGTCAGCCCCAGGTGGCCCATGACGGGGATGCTGGCGCGCACGATGGCGCGCACGGTGTCGGCGAACTCCGCGCCGCCCTCCAGCTTCACGCTGCCCACGTTGCCTTCGGCCACGAGCCTGCCGGCGTTGCGCACCGCCTCCTGCGGCGACACCTGGTAGCTCATGAACGGCAGGTCGCCCACGACGTGCGCCCGCTTCGCGCCCCGGCTCACCGCGGCCGAGTGGTAGACCATCTGGTCCATCGTCACCGGGAGCGTGGAGTCCTGCCCCTGGATGACCATGCCCAGCGAGTCACCGACCAGGAGGACGTCCGCCCCACCCTCGTCGAGGATGCGCGCGAACGTCGCGTCGTAGGCGGTGACCATGCA
The Corallococcus soli DNA segment above includes these coding regions:
- the panC gene encoding pantoate--beta-alanine ligase, with the protein product MAPRVLRTVPEVKAWVETLQQEGRRLALVPTMGFLHEGHVSLMREGGRRADVVAASIFVNPTQFGPREDLARYPRDFEGDLGRCASAGVEAVFAPEPSVMYPPGYQTYVDVTDVSQGLCGERRPGHFRGVATIVTQLLALFRPKVALFGEKDYQQLQVIRTLNRDLHLGADIVGMPTVREADGLAMSSRNAYLSADERQRALALSKGVRAAQALLSSGTRDTGVLVDAVRRELKAADLREDYVEVRDAETLSPLGTVAPGQTARVLVAAFCGATRLIDNMPLDG
- the panB gene encoding 3-methyl-2-oxobutanoate hydroxymethyltransferase, producing MKDKVTIHTLKRLKQSGQKICMVTAYDATFARILDEGGADVLLVGDSLGMVIQGQDSTLPVTMDQMVYHSAAVSRGAKRAHVVGDLPFMSYQVSPQEAVRNAGRLVAEGNVGSVKLEGGAEFADTVRAIVRASIPVMGHLGLTPQSVHKMGGYVVQGRDEDAARRMLDDALALEEAGAYALVLEGVPLELARTITQSLKIPTIGIGAGKHCDGQVLVCYDLLGMNPDFKPKFVKRFANLHGNITEAANTYFAEVRAGTFPDEDHSFKANKNVRLVAATPVGPGVVDAPAEGVEKVGAIYGAPV